GGAGCGACTGGCCAGTCGCCCCTACTGTTGCTCCTGCCGGTCAATGTCGAGCCGAACAACACCCGCGACAAAAGCGCCTTCGGCGTCTTTGGCATGGGGGGCAACGTGTGTGAATGGACGGCATCCGATTTCGCGCCGTATCCCGGCAGCACCTACCGCCCGGCCGGGCGTGATCTTGAATGCAAGGTGTATCGCGGCGGCCACTTCGCCTCACCGCTCAGCGATGCCCTCGCCTCCAGCCGCAAATGGACCTTGCCCGACAAAACCCAGGAATTCCTTGGCTTTCGTGTCGCCGCCACCCCGGCGCAACCATGAGGTTGAAAACCGTCAACCACCCTCTGCATTCCCTGCTCGTGTTGCTCACCGTTCTGGCGGTCAGCGGCTCGTCCGCAATGGCCCAGAAAGAAGCCGGTGTCATCGTCGAGAAAAAAGTCAGGACGGCGAACTATCGCCCGCCTTCCGTAGGGTCGCTCATGGTCGCCAGCAACACCCCAACGGGCGAAGTACTGCTCAACGGCCAGCCCAGCGGACAGTTGACCGATGCCAGGTTCATGAAGCGGCTCAATCCGGGACGTTATCGGCTTGAAGTCCGTGCCGCCGACTACCTGCCCTTCTCCCGCGAAGTCACCATCACGGCCGGACGCGCGGAAGCCGTCATTGCCGAACTCAAACCCAACTTCGCCACCCTTTCCCTGCCAAACCTGCGCCTGCGCCCAACGCCCAAGCCGGCCGTTTTCGTGGACGGCCAACCCCTGGACGAAGGACGGTGGCGGTTGGACGGCCAGCGGCTGGAAGCACGCATCAGCCCACCGGGCACACGCACCATCCTGGTCAGGCAGGGAACGCGCGTCGTCTATCGGGGAACCCTCAAACTGGAAGCGGCTGCAGCCAAGGTTGAAGTCGCCGAACCGCCGAAAGCCATCCTCCGCATCGAGTCGCTACCTACGGCCCGCGTCTATGCCGACGACGTGTACTGCGGAGATGTTTCAGCCGACGGCACGCTGGTGATTGACCAGCTTTCACCCGATGAAACCCACCGGCTGCGCATCGAGGCCGAACGCTACCGGACGTTTGAAACCGACCTCATCGTGACGACTGAGCAACCGACCCTGCTGCGCGCCCGCCTGGAAGCCATCATCGAGTTTGCGGACAACTTCACCAACCTTTACAAATGGGACGCCCCGCCCGGATGGGCCGTGGAAAACCAGCTTCTGCGTGTCAGCGGCCCGGCGTTTGCCGTCGGACTGCCCAGAGACGTTGGCTTTCGGGGCTGTGAAATCAACTTCGACCTGCGGATGACCCAGGGCTGGCGGGCCGCATGGATCGTACGTGGGCGCGATGAACGCAACGGCTACCTGTTCATTCTGGAAGCTCCAACGCCCACGACGAGTCGGATTGACACCTATCTCTACCGGGACGGCGCCATCGGGACGCCGGTGCAAAGCGACCCGCTGCCGCTGCGCTTCGAGGCGCGCAAGTGGAACCGCATCCGCATCGTTGCCCGCGACAACAAAATCAGCCACCTCATCACCCCCAGCGACAGCCCCGACGAAATCTCGGTGGCGCTGTTCCAGGACCGCGACAAGCTCTTTCCCTACGGTGCGCCGGGCTTTGTTTCCCTGCCGGACGCGACGTTCTATGTCGGTGGGTTTGTCGTCTGCCCGGAAGGGGCCGACTGCCGTCCCGAAATCAGGTAGCTGGTGCGGGCATCCACCAGCCCATCAACCCCACGGTCACATCCAGGAAGGCGGCAGAAACCACAGATGCGGTTTCCCAACGTGACAGTGCAGTGCCCGTGCGATGAGATTGCCCCAGGGCATCGAAAGCCAGAATGTCAGGCGTGGCAACGGCAACATGCTTCATTGACCTCCATTCTTCCCGGAGTGGGCCGTGGCGATGTGGGCCAGGCGGGTATCCAGACTCGGTAGCGGGTGAAACACCTGCTGCTTGCGACCGGTGATGTCCGGCTGGGCGCGATTGATTTCTGCCAGTGCAATCAGGGTGTCGCGCAACACCCGTGGATCACCGCCCTGGGCAAGGTAAAAGCGGTCTGCCGCCAGAACGCTGCGCCGTCCCAGGGCTGGCAGGACAAACAGGCCGGCAAAGTTCCACCACGTCATGCCAACGGCCAGTGTCAGCAGGTCCGCCAGTCCGCCATTCAGCCCGAAGTTGGTCAGTGCAGCCACAACGGCCAGCCCGGCAGAAAGCCACAGGCTGGATACCAGAACGCCCAGCGTACGGTGGCCCGTCTGGAGATGCCCCACCTCGCGCACGAGCAGGCAGGCCACCTGCTCCGGGCGCAGCTTGTCAAGCGTCGTCTGGCTTATCCACAACTGCGTCGTTGGCCCCCAGCCGACCAGGCCGCCATTGACGGCTTCATCCGCATCACCGGTGAAGACCACCAGTTTGGGTAGCTTTGAGCGTAGCGCAGGCGGCACCGCGTCAACGACCGGCGGCGCGTCAAAGGGCTTCCGGCGCACCACCGGCGGCAGCAGGAAAGGCTGGAGCAGGGCCAGCACCAGAGAGACGCCGGCCACCAACCCGGCCGCCGCCAGCCACCACCAGCCGGGCAGCCACTGATGCAACTGCCACAGGGCGGTCAGGCCGAGCACGAACATAACGCCCTGTCCGGTCACGCCGGTCAGATAAGCCATCAGCCAGTGACGCAACGTGCGCTGCGTCATGGCGAAACTGCGTTCTGCTGCCCAGCCGGTCAAAAGCTCCAGCGGTGCGTTGACGGCGGCGTACAGGACATAAAAGGCCGCCAACCCCAGCACAATCCTCCCGACCGAAGGCTGGGCCTCGATACCCAACGCACGGGACAGGGCAACGTGTCCCCCGGCCAGGATGAACACCGTGAAAAACATCAGATTCCAGCCAATTGCGCCAATTCCGCTCCAGAGACGAAAGTCCTGGTAGGCGCGGCCTGCCGTCAGCAAAGCGGTTTGATTCGTCATACGTCGTGGTGTTGCGAGGGGCAACCGGAGTAGCGCCCGGAGGGAGTCTGTGATGGTGATGCGCCAGTGAGCGGGACGCAACCCGTCTTTCCCGTCCGGTTTCCTGTCCGGCAACCCGGCCGTCCGCGCCGGGCAGGGGCAGGCGAGAAGACAGATTTTTCCGTTGCATCCCGGCGTCGTTCGGCCTAATGTTCTGAATGATGGTTCATTCAGTGCATCAATCCGGTGCACGCCTTTTGTCCCACCAAACCTTGTCCCTGTTTCTGGAAAGGCGACTCCACCTATGGCGCGACTCGTGGCCAGCCGTACCGCCGACAAGCCTCCGGCCCCGGCTTCGCGGGGCGAAAACGGCAAGCATGACACGATTTTACGCGCGGCCGTCACGGTCTTTGCACGCAACGGCTACTTCAACTCGAAGGTGTCGGACGTGGCACGGGAAGCTGGCGTGGCGGATGGGACGGTCTATCTGTACTTCAAAAACAAGGACGACCTGCTGTTTTCCATCATCACGGAAATGCTGGATTCGTTCATCGTCCACGTCCGAACGGCGATTGCGCCTCTGAGCAGCCCACTGGCCCAACTGCGCGAAATTGCACGCCTGCACCTCGAAATGCTTGGCCGTGACCGCGACCTCGCCGTGGTGTTTGAAGTCGAAATCCGGCACTCGACGAAGTTCATGGAGGAGTTTTCGACCAAAAAACTGAGCGAATACCTTGACCTTATCCAGCAGGTCATTGAAGCCGGTCAGAGGGCCGGCGAGTTTCGTCCTGACATCAACCCGCGCATTGCCACCAAGGTCTTTTTCGGTGCGCTCGACGAAATGGTGACGAACTGGATTCTAAGTCGTCGCGGCAAGCCCCTGGCGGCAGCCGTCGAGCCGGTTCTGGACATCCTGCTGCATGGTTTTGTGCCCCATCCGGCGTCTGTCGCCGCATCACCGACCAAGGAGTAGCCCATGGCTTACGGAACGTCCCCTGCCGTTGCCAAAGTCCCGACGACCCTGTGTGAAGCCTATGCTGCAGCCATCCGCAACCATGCCAAAGACGATGCCTTTGCCTACAAACACGCCGGGCAGTGGGTCAAGGTCTCGCACGCGGCCTTTGCCGAGCGCGTCCGCAAGGCACGCACTGGTTTCCTGGCACTGGGCATCCGACGCGGCGACCGGGTGGGGCTGCTTTCGGAAAACCGCCTCGAATGGACGATTACCGATGTGGCGCTGCTGAGCTGTGGCGCGGTGGATGTACCAATCTACGCCACCTCGACCGGCAGCCAGATTGCCTACATCATCAACGATGCCGGCGCGGAAGCCTTAGTGCTGTCGAACCAGAAACAGTTCGACAAGGTGGCGGCCGCTATCGGCGAGATGCCCCAACTGAAGTTCATCGTGACGTTCGACCCGGTCAACGTCACGGCTCCGCTGCCGTCGCGGGTGAAAGTCCTCACCTTTGAAGAGCTGGCACAGCTTGGCGACCGTGGTGGCGCCGGCGAATTCCTCGATGAGATGGCCCATGCGGCCAGCCCCGAAGACCTGGCCACGCTCATCTACACCTCTGGGACAACGGGCGACCCCAAAGGCGTCATGCTCACCCACGACAACCTGACGTTCAACCTCGTCGCCAATGTCGAACGGCTGACTGACCTGGGACCTGAAGATACCGCCCTGTCTTATCTGCCGCTTTCCCACGTCTATGAGCGGACGGTCATGAACGTCTTTGTGTATTCGGGCGTCTCGATGTACTTCGCCGAAAGCGTGGACACGGTGGCCCAGAACCTCATGGAAGTGCAGCCGACAGTCATGACGAGCGTCCCCCGTATCTTCGAGAAAATTCTGGCCAGGATTGAAGAAGAAGGACGCAAGGCCGGCGGACTGAAAACCAAACTGTTCACCTGGGCTATGGAAACCGGCCGCGAGTACTCGCGGGCTGTGCACCGGGGAAATGTTCCTCCGATGCTTTCGCTTCAGTATGACATTGCCTATGCCTTGGTTCTTTCCAAAATCAGAAACAAAATCGCTCCGCGCATCAAGTTTTTTTCCTCTGGTGGTGCAGCCCTGGCCGAAGACGTGATGCATGCCTTCTCCAGCATGGGGCTTACCATCCTGCAGGGCTATGGGTTGACGGAAACTTCTCCGGTCATTACCTCCAACACGAAACACGAAAACCGGCCCGGCACCGTCGGCAAGCCTCTCCGTGGCGTGGAGATCAAAATCGCTCCCGACGGTGAGATTCTCACCCGCGGCCGGCACGTCATGCGTGGCTACTACAACAAGCCGGACAAGACCGCCGAAGTGCTCACCCCGGATGGCTGGTTTCACACGGGCGATATTGGTGAAATTGACCCTGATGGTTTCCTGCGTATTACCGACCGCAAGAAAGACCTGTTCAAAACTTCGGGTGGCAAATACATCGCCCCGCAACCGATTGAAAATGCCCTGGTGACCTCCCCCCATATCACCCAGGCGGTAGTGGTTGGCAATGGGCGCAAGTTTCCCGGAGCTTTGATTGTGCCAACCCCTTCCAGTGTTCAAAACCTGGCCCGTGAGTTTGGACTCACCAATGCCAGTTACGCAGAACTGCTCAAGCATCCCAAGATTCTTGATTTCTACCGTCAGGAAGTGGCACGTCTGACGCCACATCTTGCCCAGTGGGAAAAGATCAAAAACATTGCCCTGCTTGAAAATGAACTGACGATTGAAAGTGGCGAACTGACGCCGACACTCAAAGTCAAACGACGTATCGTGGATGAAAAATACAAAGCTGAAATTGATGCCATCTACGACGAAAAAAACCTGGCTTCGGCCAGCTAAAGCCAGCGGGTGTCAGGCTGGCTTGGGCTGTGGCGATGACATTTCGACGACAAAGGATGACATTTCGACGACAAAGGACGTGTGACTATGGCTCGTAATATGGAAAAGGCGGCCGTACTCGGCGCCGGCGTGATGGGCGCCCAGATTGCCGCGCACCTGGCCAACGCCGGTATCCCCGTGGTTTTGCTGGACATCGTTCCGCCGGACACCCCGGCGGCGGCTGACGCCACAGCGCGCAGCCGTTTTGCCCGGTCGGCGCTCGAAAAGCTGCACAAGATGAAACCGGCGCCTTTTTTCCTGGCCAGCCATGCCGCCCGAATCCGGGCCGGCAACTTTGAAGACCACCTGGAATGGCTCCGGGACGCCGACTGGATCATCGAGGCCGTTACCGAAAACCTCGCCATCAAACGGGCGCTCTACGAAAAGATCGAACCGTTCCGCAAACCCGGCAGCCTCATCACTTCCAACACGTCCGGGATTCCCATTGCCTCGCTGGCCGAAGGCCGTTCGGAAGACTTCCGGCGGAACTTTCTGGGCACGCACTTCTTCAATCCGCCGCGCTACATGTATCTCGTCGAGCTGATCCGCACGCCCGACACCGACCCCGAAGCGTCCTGCTTTGCGTCCAAGCTGTGCGACGAGCTGCTCGGCAAAGGCATTGTCTATGCCAACGACCGCCCCAACTTCATTGCCAACCGCATCGGGATTTACGGCTTCATGCGGACGATTCAGGTCATGATGGAAATGGGGCTTTCCGTTACCGAAGTGGACAAAATGACCGGCCCGGCCATCGGGCGTCCGAACAGTGCCACGTTTCGTACCGGTGACCTGTCCGGTCTCGACACCACGGTGGCCGTGGCCCAAACCGTCTATGAGACCATCCCGGAAGATGAATGCCGGGCGCTGTTCGTTCCGCCGGACTTCATTCGCCAGATGGTTGAGCGGCGCTGGGTTGGCGACAAAGCCGGACAGGGCTTCTACAAACGGGTGCAAACCGAAGCCGGGCGCGAGATTTATGAACTGGACTACCGGACGATGGAGTACCGTCCCCAGCCGAAGGTCAACTTCCTTTCCCTGGAAGAAGCCAAACGCATCAGCGATCCCCGTGAACGGCTGCGGTTTCTCATCAACGGCAAGGATACGGTCGGGCAGTTCCTGTGGTCGGTCATTGGAGACGCCCTGGTGTACACCGCCAATCGCATCCCCGAAATCACCGACGATCTCGTGCAGGTGGACCGCGCCATGAAGTGGGGCTACAACTGGGAACTGGGGCCGTTTGAGACCTGGGATGCCTTGGGTGTTGCGGAAACGGCCAAGCGCCTGGAAGCCGACGGCAAACCGATTCCATCCCTGGTCACCGACCTTCTCTCCAGCGGCAAGACCAGCTTTTACGACAAGTACGAGACACAAACGGTCGTTTTCGTCCCAGCCAAAAAGACTCACGAACCGGTTGGCGACCGGGTGGGTGTGATCCTGCTCAAGTCGGTCAAAGAGCGGACGGGTGTCATCAGGAAAAATGCTGGTGCGTCACTCATTGATCTCGGCGACGGTGTGGCCTGTCTTGAGTTTCACACCAAGATGAACGCGCTTGGGGGCGACACCATTCAGATGATCCAGTTCGCCGTCAAGGAAGTGGCGCAGAACTTCGTCGGCCTGGTTGTCGGCAACCAGGGCGAAAACTTCAGCGCCGGCGCCAATTTGATGATGATGCTGATGGGCGCCCAGGAAGGCGAATGGGACGAACTCAACCACGCCATTCGGACATTCCAGAACACCGTCATGTCCCTGCGCTACTCGCCCAAGCCAACGGTCGTAGCGCCATTTGGGCTGACGCTGGGCGGCGGCTGCGAAATGACCCTGCACGGCGACCGGGTTCGGGCGGCGGCGGAAAGCTACATCGGGCTGGTTGAAGTCGGCGTGGGCCTTCTGCCGGCCGGCGGTGGCACAAAGGAGATGCTGGTTCGCTGCGCTGACCGCGCCCGTGGGACGGAAGCTGACCTCATGGTGTTCATCAAGGAAGCCTTCCAGAACATCATGCTGGCGAAAACCTCCACCAGCGCCGAAGAAGCCCGCGAACTGGGCTATCTGCGGCCGACCGACGGCATCACCATGAACCGTGACCGCCTCATTGCCGATGCCAAGCAAGCTGTTCTGGCGCTGGCGCTCGAAGGCTACCGGCAACCGGCGATGCGCACGGATATTCCTGCGCTGGGGGAGTCGGGGCTGGCGGTGCTCAAGCTGGGGCTGCACCAGATGCTCCGCGCCGGCTATGCCACCGAACATGATGTGGTCATCGGAACCAAAGTCGCCAAAGTGCTGACCGGCGGTGATTTGAATCACCCCAGCACCGTTTCGGAGCAGGACCTGCTCGACCTGGAACGGGAAGGATTCCTGAGCCTCCTGGGCGAACGCAAAACCCAGGAACGCATCCAGCACACACTCAAAACCGGTAAACCACTGCGCAACTAGGCAGTGGCCCGAACAACACAGCTTACCCCGTGGAGGACGTATGGCCCGCACGCCTGAAGAAATCGTCAAGCGTTACAAGGAAGCCAACATCTGGCTGCGTCACTGGAAACAACAAATTGGACTCGCCAAAGATGCCGAGCAGCGGGAGATGTTTACGCAGTACTACGAAGAGCGTGTCCAGGAAATTGCGGCGCTCGAAGAACCCTACCGCGCAGCACTGAAGATACTCAACCAACAGGAGAGCTGAACGCTGAACCGCAGTTTTTTCCGAGGTGTCACTTATGAAGGAAGCCGTCATTGTTTCTGCCGCCCGCACGGCGGTCGGAAAAGCCAAAAAAGGCGCTCTGGCGCACGTTCGTCCCGATGACTTCGGCGCAGTTGCCATTCGCGCCGCGGTCGAGCGGGCATCCCCGCTCGACCCGGCCGCCATTGACGATGTCATCTTTGGTTGCGCCATGCCGGAGGCCGAACAGGGCATGAACGTGGCCCGGATCGCGGCCCTCCGTGCCGGCCTGCCGGTATCGGTCAGTGCGGTGACGGTCAACCGCTTTTGTGCTTCCGGTTTGCAGACGATTGCGTTTGCCGCTGACCGCATCCGGGCTGGGGGAGCTGAAGTTATTGTTGCGGGTGGCACGGAGAGCATGTCGCTGATTCCGATGACCGGCAACAAGCTGTCCCCCAATCCCACTCTGGTGGACACCTACCCCGATGTGTACCTGAGTATGGGGCTGACGGCTGAAATGGTAGCCCGCAAGTACGACATCTCCCGTGAGGATGCCGATGCGTTTTCGTACCGCAGCCATCAGCGCGCCCTTGCTGCCCAGCAGGCCGGCAGGTTTCAGCCGGAAATTGCCCCGGTGACCGTCATCCGCAAGGACCGTGACGCCCGTGGAAAAACCATCACGACCGAGCAGGTGTTCGATGTGGATGAAGGCCCCCGGTCAGACACCACGCTCGAAGCCCTGGCCAGGCTCAAGCCGGCCTTTCACGTCGCCGGACAGGTGACGGCCGGTAATGCTTCGCAAACCAGCGATGGCGCGGCGGCCGTGGTGGTGATGTCGGAAACCAGGGCCCGGGAACTGGGCCTCCCCCCCCTCGCCCGCTTCGTGGCGTTTGCCACGGGCGGTGTGGCTCCCGAAATCATGGGCATCGGACCCGTGGAAGCCGTTCCCAAAGCTCTCAAGCAGGCCGGCCTGAGCCTTGATGCCATCAAACTCATCGAGCTCAACGAGGCCTTTGCGGCGCAATCGCTGGCAGTGATGAAGGTGCTGGAACTCGACCCGGAACGGGTCAACATCAACGGTGGCGCCATCGCTTTGGGGCATCCACTGGGCTGCACCGGCGCCAAGCTGACAGCTTCACTCATCTATGAACTACGTCGCCAGGGTGGGGGCTACGGGATGGTCACAATGTGTATCGGCGGCGGCATGGGTGCGGCCGGCATCTTTGAGGTCTTCCCCGAAGCTGCATAAATCCAGATGCGCGGAGGAATCGCCATGATGATGCGTCGTACCTGGTACTGGGTTTCACTGACGATGGCCCTGTGGCTGACTGGGACGGTGGTGGCAGCCGCCCCCAGATGCGCACAGGAAAAAGCCGAACCCAACACCCGTGCAGCTTCGGCGCCGGAAGTCGTCAGCGAGGCGCTCGGCATCCGGTTCACCAAACCGGACCGGCTGTGGACGGTCCTGAATGAAGAGGATTCAAGCCTCCCCAAGCTGGTCTGTCTGGCCGAGGAAGCCGATACTTGGTCTCCCCGTTTTGCGGTCTTGGCGCTTCCAAGCATCATCATGCCGAACGGCATGGAAGCCCGCCTGCGACATGTGAAGATAAGTTATGCCGACAATCGCCGCCTGGCCCAATCACAGGACACGGCCGACATCACGGCCTCTCAGCTTCGCATTCTCAAATTTGAGAAAACGACCTTTGCCGGCAGAGAGGCAACGCTCTTTGTTTACGAAATCAACAGTGAAAAGAGCTACCGCACGGTTGAATATGGGTTTCTTCATCAAAACAACTTTTACATCATCCAGGCTGCAGCACCGACTGACCTCTGGGAAAAACCGGAGGGCGCGGCCATGTTTGATCGCTCGTTCAAAAGCTTTTCATTCCTGAAGTCTTCATCACGTAAATAGGCGTTGCTCCTCCCTCGACGCCAGCCATCACAACCCACTGACGATACCGGGCCGGGAAGGCTTCCAACCCGGTATGGAAAGGATGTTCACCCATGTCAGCCGCAAGACCTGCCCCTGAAACCCAGGCCACCTATCCCAAAGGTGGTAGTTTCCTCATCGAAATGGTCTCTCCCCAGGAAGTTTTCACACCAGAAGACTTCAACGATGAGCAGCGCATGATTGCCAAAACAACGGCTGACTTCGTCAACAACGAAGTCCTGCCAAATATGGAAAAACTTGAAGAACAATACAAAACCGGTGACTTCAGTTTGACCGTCAGCCTGCTGCGCAAGGCAGCCGACATCGGACTCCTCGCTGGGGATATTCCGGCGAAGTATGGGGGACTCGAGCTGGACAAGGTATGCCAGATGCTGGTGTCTGAATTTATTTCGCGTTCGGGTGGCTTCTCCGTGTCGCTGGGTGGCCACACCGGCATTGGCACATGGCCCATCACCTACTTTGGTACTCCAGAACAAAAGGCATACTACTTGCCCAAGCTTGGAACTGGTGAGTGGCTGGCGGCCTACGCTCTTTCTGAACCGGGCAGCGGCTCGGATGCCCTTGGCGCGCGGGCCAGGGCGGTTCTCAATGCGGAAGGGACGCACTACATCCTCAACGGCACGAAGATGTGGATTTCCAATGCCGGATTTGCCGACATCTTCATTGTCTTCTGCAAGGTGGATGGTGAAAAGTTTTCAGCCTTTATTGTCCACCGCGACTACCCTGGTGTTTCGACCGGCAAGGAAGAAAACAAGATGGGTATTCACAGCTCATCCACCCGGCAACTCATTCTCGAAAACGTCCCGGTGCCAAAAGAAAATTTGCTTGGGGAGATCGGCAAAGGTCACCTCATTGCTTTCAACTGTCTGAACTTGGGGCGCTACAAACTCGGAGGTGGGGTCGTCGGCGGCGCAAAATCCATCCTCGAACACACGGCCAAGTATGTGATGGAGCGCAAACAGTTTGACCGTCCGATTGGTTCATTTGGCGCCATCAAGCATAAGATCGGCGAAATGGTGGCCCGTATTTATGCTACGGAGAGTATGTCCTACCGCACGGCCGGACTCATCCACAACATTCTGGCCGAGGTTGATGCCGACGATGCCGATCGCATCCTCAAAGGGATTGAAGAGTACGCCATCGAGTGCTCGATTATGAAAGTCTATGGCAGCGAAATGCTTGGCTACGTCGCTGACGAGGCGGTTCAGAGCTTT
This window of the Chloracidobacterium sp. N genome carries:
- a CDS encoding PEGA domain-containing protein → MRLKTVNHPLHSLLVLLTVLAVSGSSAMAQKEAGVIVEKKVRTANYRPPSVGSLMVASNTPTGEVLLNGQPSGQLTDARFMKRLNPGRYRLEVRAADYLPFSREVTITAGRAEAVIAELKPNFATLSLPNLRLRPTPKPAVFVDGQPLDEGRWRLDGQRLEARISPPGTRTILVRQGTRVVYRGTLKLEAAAAKVEVAEPPKAILRIESLPTARVYADDVYCGDVSADGTLVIDQLSPDETHRLRIEAERYRTFETDLIVTTEQPTLLRARLEAIIEFADNFTNLYKWDAPPGWAVENQLLRVSGPAFAVGLPRDVGFRGCEINFDLRMTQGWRAAWIVRGRDERNGYLFILEAPTPTTSRIDTYLYRDGAIGTPVQSDPLPLRFEARKWNRIRIVARDNKISHLITPSDSPDEISVALFQDRDKLFPYGAPGFVSLPDATFYVGGFVVCPEGADCRPEIR
- a CDS encoding M48 family metalloprotease; the protein is MTNQTALLTAGRAYQDFRLWSGIGAIGWNLMFFTVFILAGGHVALSRALGIEAQPSVGRIVLGLAAFYVLYAAVNAPLELLTGWAAERSFAMTQRTLRHWLMAYLTGVTGQGVMFVLGLTALWQLHQWLPGWWWLAAAGLVAGVSLVLALLQPFLLPPVVRRKPFDAPPVVDAVPPALRSKLPKLVVFTGDADEAVNGGLVGWGPTTQLWISQTTLDKLRPEQVACLLVREVGHLQTGHRTLGVLVSSLWLSAGLAVVAALTNFGLNGGLADLLTLAVGMTWWNFAGLFVLPALGRRSVLAADRFYLAQGGDPRVLRDTLIALAEINRAQPDITGRKQQVFHPLPSLDTRLAHIATAHSGKNGGQ
- a CDS encoding TetR/AcrR family transcriptional regulator produces the protein MARLVASRTADKPPAPASRGENGKHDTILRAAVTVFARNGYFNSKVSDVAREAGVADGTVYLYFKNKDDLLFSIITEMLDSFIVHVRTAIAPLSSPLAQLREIARLHLEMLGRDRDLAVVFEVEIRHSTKFMEEFSTKKLSEYLDLIQQVIEAGQRAGEFRPDINPRIATKVFFGALDEMVTNWILSRRGKPLAAAVEPVLDILLHGFVPHPASVAASPTKE
- a CDS encoding long-chain fatty acid--CoA ligase; this translates as MAYGTSPAVAKVPTTLCEAYAAAIRNHAKDDAFAYKHAGQWVKVSHAAFAERVRKARTGFLALGIRRGDRVGLLSENRLEWTITDVALLSCGAVDVPIYATSTGSQIAYIINDAGAEALVLSNQKQFDKVAAAIGEMPQLKFIVTFDPVNVTAPLPSRVKVLTFEELAQLGDRGGAGEFLDEMAHAASPEDLATLIYTSGTTGDPKGVMLTHDNLTFNLVANVERLTDLGPEDTALSYLPLSHVYERTVMNVFVYSGVSMYFAESVDTVAQNLMEVQPTVMTSVPRIFEKILARIEEEGRKAGGLKTKLFTWAMETGREYSRAVHRGNVPPMLSLQYDIAYALVLSKIRNKIAPRIKFFSSGGAALAEDVMHAFSSMGLTILQGYGLTETSPVITSNTKHENRPGTVGKPLRGVEIKIAPDGEILTRGRHVMRGYYNKPDKTAEVLTPDGWFHTGDIGEIDPDGFLRITDRKKDLFKTSGGKYIAPQPIENALVTSPHITQAVVVGNGRKFPGALIVPTPSSVQNLAREFGLTNASYAELLKHPKILDFYRQEVARLTPHLAQWEKIKNIALLENELTIESGELTPTLKVKRRIVDEKYKAEIDAIYDEKNLASAS
- a CDS encoding 3-hydroxyacyl-CoA dehydrogenase/enoyl-CoA hydratase family protein translates to MARNMEKAAVLGAGVMGAQIAAHLANAGIPVVLLDIVPPDTPAAADATARSRFARSALEKLHKMKPAPFFLASHAARIRAGNFEDHLEWLRDADWIIEAVTENLAIKRALYEKIEPFRKPGSLITSNTSGIPIASLAEGRSEDFRRNFLGTHFFNPPRYMYLVELIRTPDTDPEASCFASKLCDELLGKGIVYANDRPNFIANRIGIYGFMRTIQVMMEMGLSVTEVDKMTGPAIGRPNSATFRTGDLSGLDTTVAVAQTVYETIPEDECRALFVPPDFIRQMVERRWVGDKAGQGFYKRVQTEAGREIYELDYRTMEYRPQPKVNFLSLEEAKRISDPRERLRFLINGKDTVGQFLWSVIGDALVYTANRIPEITDDLVQVDRAMKWGYNWELGPFETWDALGVAETAKRLEADGKPIPSLVTDLLSSGKTSFYDKYETQTVVFVPAKKTHEPVGDRVGVILLKSVKERTGVIRKNAGASLIDLGDGVACLEFHTKMNALGGDTIQMIQFAVKEVAQNFVGLVVGNQGENFSAGANLMMMLMGAQEGEWDELNHAIRTFQNTVMSLRYSPKPTVVAPFGLTLGGGCEMTLHGDRVRAAAESYIGLVEVGVGLLPAGGGTKEMLVRCADRARGTEADLMVFIKEAFQNIMLAKTSTSAEEARELGYLRPTDGITMNRDRLIADAKQAVLALALEGYRQPAMRTDIPALGESGLAVLKLGLHQMLRAGYATEHDVVIGTKVAKVLTGGDLNHPSTVSEQDLLDLEREGFLSLLGERKTQERIQHTLKTGKPLRN
- a CDS encoding acetyl-CoA C-acyltransferase, with amino-acid sequence MKEAVIVSAARTAVGKAKKGALAHVRPDDFGAVAIRAAVERASPLDPAAIDDVIFGCAMPEAEQGMNVARIAALRAGLPVSVSAVTVNRFCASGLQTIAFAADRIRAGGAEVIVAGGTESMSLIPMTGNKLSPNPTLVDTYPDVYLSMGLTAEMVARKYDISREDADAFSYRSHQRALAAQQAGRFQPEIAPVTVIRKDRDARGKTITTEQVFDVDEGPRSDTTLEALARLKPAFHVAGQVTAGNASQTSDGAAAVVVMSETRARELGLPPLARFVAFATGGVAPEIMGIGPVEAVPKALKQAGLSLDAIKLIELNEAFAAQSLAVMKVLELDPERVNINGGAIALGHPLGCTGAKLTASLIYELRRQGGGYGMVTMCIGGGMGAAGIFEVFPEAA
- a CDS encoding acyl-CoA dehydrogenase family protein, with translation MSAARPAPETQATYPKGGSFLIEMVSPQEVFTPEDFNDEQRMIAKTTADFVNNEVLPNMEKLEEQYKTGDFSLTVSLLRKAADIGLLAGDIPAKYGGLELDKVCQMLVSEFISRSGGFSVSLGGHTGIGTWPITYFGTPEQKAYYLPKLGTGEWLAAYALSEPGSGSDALGARARAVLNAEGTHYILNGTKMWISNAGFADIFIVFCKVDGEKFSAFIVHRDYPGVSTGKEENKMGIHSSSTRQLILENVPVPKENLLGEIGKGHLIAFNCLNLGRYKLGGGVVGGAKSILEHTAKYVMERKQFDRPIGSFGAIKHKIGEMVARIYATESMSYRTAGLIHNILAEVDADDADRILKGIEEYAIECSIMKVYGSEMLGYVADEAVQSFGGYGYSEEYPVARAYRDARINRIFEGTNEINRLLIPGMLLKRSMRGELPILQATQRILDELLAGPSFEEEDDAPLSKERKAIVDAKKIALLIAGIAVQKYGQKLTEEQEVLIAFSDIAMDVFAMESSYLRALKLHQSRPAEAATRDALAATQVFINDAVGRIELTARRILPTLSEGDNLRIQLAAVKRFSKYDLVDTVRLRRYLADRACEVQGYPVFAI